One stretch of bacterium DNA includes these proteins:
- a CDS encoding BrnT family toxin, whose amino-acid sequence MRVPVADSDDQAQYNFEWDTEKARVNRSKHDVSFEEAATVFCDPQMLTINDTEHSEHEERWITAGSSAAGRLLVVCHTFREEQKESAVVRIFSARKATRRERRQYEE is encoded by the coding sequence ATGAGAGTGCCCGTTGCCGATTCGGACGACCAAGCGCAGTACAACTTCGAGTGGGACACGGAGAAAGCCCGAGTCAACCGGTCGAAGCACGACGTCAGCTTCGAAGAGGCAGCCACCGTATTCTGCGACCCGCAGATGTTGACCATCAACGACACCGAGCACAGCGAACATGAGGAAAGATGGATAACTGCCGGTTCGTCCGCAGCGGGGCGATTATTGGTCGTCTGCCACACCTTCCGGGAGGAGCAGAAGGAGTCCGCTGTTGTTCGTATCTTCTCTGCCCGAAAGGCGACCCGACGGGAGAGGCGGCAGTATGAGGAGTAG